In one Dermacentor variabilis isolate Ectoservices chromosome 4, ASM5094787v1, whole genome shotgun sequence genomic region, the following are encoded:
- the LOC142578578 gene encoding uncharacterized protein LOC142578578 isoform X1, giving the protein MRGRQDQKAASEVADASRRKTDLCSRCSLAASAMLAQGENALATLPSASTVILAQPPWPQKRPGSRCWATMTIRAVGQAEAIADAVSSMGGTVTSSMYRPLWSAVTRTGIANLHQNVAQTQTKYTDERGYLHAIYTGARQPGRHSLTP; this is encoded by the exons gttgcggacgcttccagacgcaagactgatttatgcagcaggtgctccttggctgcatctgcaatgctagctcaaggcgagaatgctttggccacgttgccatctgcatccacagtcatcctggcacaaccgccatg gccacagaagagaccagggtcacgatgttgggcaaccatgacgataagagcagtcggacaagctgaagccatTGCAGATGCGGTCTCGTCAATGGGAGGtacggtgacaagctcgatgtaccgaccactttggagtgccgtgacgaggacggggatcgctaacctccaccagaatgttgcacagacacagacgaaatacacagatgaaagaggctatttacatgctatttacactggagccagacagccaggccgacactcgctcacgccatga
- the LOC142578578 gene encoding uncharacterized protein LOC142578578 isoform X2 → MRGRQDQKAASEVADASRRKTDLCSRCSLAASAMLAQGENALATLPSASTVILAQPPCGAAMAPAEPLRSFQKVQGWFMILLHLLRCRCRLGAGVQVRRSSAADNPAHGCKHH, encoded by the exons gttgcggacgcttccagacgcaagactgatttatgcagcaggtgctccttggctgcatctgcaatgctagctcaaggcgagaatgctttggccacgttgccatctgcatccacagtcatcctggcacaaccgccatg tggtgcagcaatggcacccgctgaaccactccgttcgtttcaaaaggtgcagggctggttcatgattttgctgcacctactccgctgtcggtgccgacttggtgcaggcgtacaggtgcgacgcagcagtgcagcagacaatccagcacatgggtgcaagcaccattaa
- the LOC142578578 gene encoding uncharacterized protein LOC142578578 isoform X4: protein MQQVLLGCICNASSRRECFGHVAICIHSHPGTTAMRKTISLFPCIQIGAPKIKLPPSQGHKLTAVTEQRSVAFK from the exons atgcagcaggtgctccttggctgcatctgcaatgctagctcaaggcgagaatgctttggccacgttgccatctgcatccacagtcatcctggcacaaccgccatg agaaaaactatttctctgttcccatgtattcagataggagctcccAAGATAAAACTGCCTCCAAGTCAG GGACACAAACTGACTGCTGTTACTGAACAGCGCTCCGTGGCATTCAAGTGA
- the LOC142578578 gene encoding uncharacterized protein LOC142578578 isoform X6 has translation MLWPRCHLHPQSSWHNRHEKNYFSVPMYSDRSSQDKTASKSGGKVKYQQRSHTYTVLIGTQTDCCY, from the exons atgctttggccacgttgccatctgcatccacagtcatcctggcacaaccgccatg agaaaaactatttctctgttcccatgtattcagataggagctcccAAGATAAAACTGCCTCCAAGTCAG gtggaaaagtaaagtatcagcaacgttctcacacctacactgtccttattg GGACACAAACTGACTGCTGTTACTGA
- the LOC142578578 gene encoding uncharacterized protein LOC142578578 isoform X5 gives MLWPRCHLHPQSSWHNRHEKNYFSVPMYSDRSSQDKTASKSGGKVKYQQRSHTYTVLIEICQYPERRSIEEK, from the exons atgctttggccacgttgccatctgcatccacagtcatcctggcacaaccgccatg agaaaaactatttctctgttcccatgtattcagataggagctcccAAGATAAAACTGCCTCCAAGTCAG gtggaaaagtaaagtatcagcaacgttctcacacctacactgtccttattg aaatctgccaatatccagaacgaagatcaatagaagagaaatag